The genomic DNA GTTTACAAAAGGTTTTCATgcttatgaaataaataaatctaatctCAGAAGGCCTAAAATTAGTCTACTCTTGAGTGTTTCATCAAATAATTTAGGGTGAAAATGTGTAAAAAGTACAGGATAGGTCCTAAACATAAGAGTAAAGTACAATGAGAAGGTGATTCTGGGACACTGGACCACTTGCAGAGGTTAGGGTAAGAATAGTACAAGCACCTAGGCTGTAcctctctcctcactgctctctccaTAGGCTATAAAGTCATGCTAGACTAACAGAACTGCAGAGAAGTAATCAAGACAGGAGAGGGGTGTTGGGTGAGAAGAAAGAggaatgaatagaaaataaatcctAAATGTAccctcaaaaagaaaatgcacactCAGGGCTTGCTAATGACTGTTTTCACTACTATTATAATCAACTACATTTACTGATCACTTACCTATTAGTGATCAGACACTATGCTAAAAACTGTACCacatttatcatttaattttcatggcAACCCTACCAGTTcagtattattcatattttacaaacaatgaaagaaatctaaaaacaATGAACTATATTGCCAAAGGTTTCACAGTTAATACATTAAGAGACATGGCCAGAATGTTAACAAGGACCAGATCTTAAAACCCATTCTCTTCCTGCTCTACTATTCATGTACCAAAGGTGTACATAACTTGGGGACTGGTTTTACTGCTTTGCATTATTTAATTAACTTAGTAAGCACATGTCTTGTTTTCCTtagcattaaaatgtatttttgaggGTAAAATACATGTGgactatttatttattccctTGCATCTCATAGTCACCATATAGTAGTCACCCAGTATTTGATTGTTATTATATCTGTGTACCAGCAGACATGAGGTGCATTAATCTTTAGTTGGCATGAAGCCAAATACAGTAACAGATGATTTAGCCCCCTTGACAACTGTACATGCTGGTATAAGACTTTTAAGTCAATAGTAATAGGCCCTAAAAAATTAGTCAGAGCTATGAAATCAAGAATAGCTTTTGTTTatgtataatgataaaaatgatatataGGATGTATTATTCTTTCCCTCATATCTGGGTATAAACATAGTAATCATGATGGGTAGCCATACATTCTGTTAAGCAAGTGAATAACTtatttaaatgtagaaataaatatgCTTTAATTAATGGCAAAACACGTCTCATTTATGTCAcagaaagatataaaaacatGTAAGTGGACTGACATCTTCTACACAGGTTGAGTTCAAAGGTCAATTTCCACACATACAACAAAATCAATTAGAGACCAAtaatctttgaaattaccaaaatCCCTGAAAATCCCTTACACTGCCTTTAAAGCATAATATAATATAGTACCAGCTTTCAATAAATTCATCTCAGACAGTTTTCCCTTCTGCACAAAACAGATTACCATTTCTTCCGCTGTGTGCCATGTGCAACATTTGGCTAGTGTTTAGGGGCCATATTGAATGAAACAGCATACATTTACACACTGGAATCATATTCAACACCGTGAGAGACTTAAACTCTATCAGCTCCTATAACAGGTATAGAGAAACTGATTCCATCTGAGAGAACGGCAGATTCACATCTTCCATATCATGCTTGTTAAGCATATGTTCACTGTGAAATGAGAGCTCCAATTACCACATTACGTAAATTATTTGGTGTTTTGCTTTGGGGTGTTTTGGTATTGGTTTGATTTTTGGCCTGAGCCCAACGATATGAATTTGAATAAATCACATTCCCAGAAATATGACTCTACTGTGTGTGCTCTCTTGTTTATGCTGCAGCCACAGATTCTTAGAATTTCAGGCACAAGTAATCAAATACTACAGTGtgttatgtaaaaaaataaaacaacccatCTTACCTTCATCTATTGATGCTTCACTACTGTATCCATCATACTCTGCAGATAGAGGACTGTATTTCTGCCTTGTTTCCCAAGCATAGTTCTTTTGTCTAGAATCTGCCATTGGTAGTCTTGAATTGTGTGTTCTGGATAAGGCCTCATGATATTTACCCAGTGCTTCATCTTCACTTTCAGAGGACGAACCATGCTCATCTTTGTCCATGTAAGAATTATCTATTTGGAATGACATGAAGAagaaatagttatttaaaaagatttcCCTCCCGTCACCTGGCCCTGCTGGGCCCATCAAATGATAATGTTAACACAATAAAGTATGGAAAATTTGCTgaagttatatatataaacacacatgtatatatatatatatgcaaatacatacagacacacacacacacacacacacatatatacaaccTGAATTTTCagatttagagaaataaaattttttcacatAAGCAGCTCAAGCtttagatttttatgttttaacagAAAAAGATCAGTCTGTACCttctattatataaataatgttaGTCAAAGGGATTTTTCAACCATGTTACATATAAAGGAAATTATAATacttaccattttacattttttttaaaggataagcAACACACAAATGAAGTTCTAAGTATTGCCAGTACGTATGGATCTGGGTCAAATAATTCATGTGAAAAGACACATTTCTGGTTCTCGTTTTGGCCAAAATTATCAAAACTGACAATGCTCAGTGCTAGCAGTAAAATACAGCAATGGACAGGTATACACTATTGATGAAATTATAACTGATATTCCTTTCCTAGAGAGCAATTTGGCAAAacatattaaacttttaaatctGCATAATCTGATCCTTTTTCAGGAATTTACCTATTTCAAAAAATTCAGCCTAATAAattaacagatgaataaagatatatttttgagaaaattcaCTGTACTGTATTTAATGGCAAAAGAGATAatttaaatgtccatcagtgggctttgtttaaataaattatgatatatctaTTCAATGATATACTATGCAGTCATTTAAATTGAGAATGTGAACGTAAAAGAACTCTCAGGGAAAGAATAACTACTATATCATATTATGAGAAAAAAGGAGGTTAAAAAGTAGAAGTTATAATTATATTcccatttgaaaaatatacatacacacacatgtggcATGTACACACACGCAATGCAGTGTAGGTATGCAGACAAAAATATCTAGAAGGATATACACCAAACTGTTAACACTTACTGCTTGTGAAATGTAGAATTCTAGGAAAActttacttaaatatatttaactttcaAACAAAACTTTCAGgagtataaattttatattattctaaAAAGTACTAGTTATTAccagttttaaaaaaaggtaaacatTTTGAAACTGCACCATGGTGTAATTTCCCTAGAATTAGTAAACAATTCTAGAAAGGTGAAGAGACTGCAGCAGTTAAAATTCATTAGTTCAAGctggttatttttctctttatagtcAGTTAAGATCATCTGTAGTAAAAAACCAAGGTCAAAATTTGAGTGGGAGTTACAGAATAAGTAATTTTATAAATACAGGACAGAAACTAATTGTTTAGAGTCAGAAGGAGCTTAGATGTCATCTAGTCTAGTCACAgtttttaaattagtaaaataaatccACAAACCGGTAACACTATCACATATTGTGTCAGTCACATATTGTGACAGTGTTTGCCCAATATGTAGtcaatagtcacatgtggctatttaaactaattaaaattaaacagaaatcaGAGCCCAGTTCCCCATGCTATTAGCCACATTTGAAGTGCTCAACAGCCACATGTGTCTAGTGGTTACTGTATGGAACAATGCAGGTATGTAAAACTTTTCTGTTGTTGCAGAAAATACTGTTAGAAAACACTGAGATGACAGAGCTATAAGGCCTCTGACTCCAGTGCAGAGCTGTTACCACTTTGTGGGCTACCATGGTAGGAATCTTAAAGCAAGAGAGGGTTCTGAGTCTCTTGAGGAGGGTAACTAGTCTGTGGTCAAACTTCACCTATTGAAAAACATTACCTAAAGTAACCTGCAAttagaaatagagaagaaaaccctccctcctttttctaTAACTTATAAAGCCTATGTCAGAACCTAGAATACCAGGTACAAGTAATATTACAGTTCAGCTAAATGAAGGGTTAATCTATGGGTCAAACaacttttgaaatgatttttggGAACACTGCATGTGTAAGTTTAGTACTGACTATATTGTGGAATATGTGAGAAATATTTGGTTTCTTTAGGTATTAGCATGCTtcttaatgaaaacaaatttaaaaaattaaaaaccctaTATGCTACTTGTAATGTATTAATCACTAGTGTCTATTCTACCattatattctgaatacaatAATATGTAAaccattttacattattttcaaatttttgctaCTTTAAGCAGTAAGGCTACCAGAGCTAAACTAGGCCTACCAAAGATCACTAAATCTGACAATAAAAAGACTGCTAGAAAAACAGATTcccctggtcgacatggtgaaaccccgtctctactaaaaatacaaaaaattagctgggcgtggtggcgcgtgcctgtaatcccagctactcaggaggctgaggcaggagaattgcctgaacccaggaggcggaggttgcggagagccgagatcgcgccattacattccagcctgggtaacgagtgaaactccgtctcaaaaaaaaaagaaaaacagattccaAAATGGATACATTTTCAAAAACTGACATTTAAGTTAGTGCATCTATCTTGGATTAGCCTCTCCTCTATCATTGTAAAACCATTCATATAGTTGATAAATAGCAGATCCTTATTACGTATGTAGTCATAGCAGAACTGAAAAATCTTCCTTGTTACTGCTACGtggctttttgttattttatgagAGTATGACTTTATAGAAAATTCCAGATgtgtattttataaacaaaagccAGTGTACTTTTGGCCTTGTGATGAAATCAGCAATAAATGGATGTGACTAAGAGATTACCAGAAGTAATTATTAGCACTATGAGCGAGCGGCTAGTAACGTTTTGAAAAATTATCTCAAGTACTATGATTGAAAACTATAAATGCTTAATTAGAACCTAATTCTATAAAGAGAACTCATGAATAATTAATAGATGATTCATGTATACTTACTGTAAATAGGgcagtaatataaaaattttaatgtatgggcaaaatgaataaaaatgtatccTGAACGATGTTATTGAATAAAATAACATCTATTGCTCTCcaggaaaaaattaaactttGATATAAATTCTTATTAGGATAGATACAAAGAGCAATATTGTATAAGGGGCTTCAGAGTTAgttatataaaaatttcaaagcaaCTACAGCACATCAAATAAACTCCAAATAAAGCATGTAAGAAAACCATGAAGTTTCTGGTTGTAAACTAAATGGACATTAAGAAAAACTAGGGCTGCTGAAAAATTGGCCAAATAATGCAGGGACCAGGGGCAATACTTAGTGGTACAAATATCATGAATGCTCTTgaaatgattttagaaaaaatattgaatgacTTTAAAAATGTCTCCCAGTAAAAGGATTCAAGAACATCTTCAATTTAGACACATGAATAGGAAAGCTGAGAAATTTGGAtgatgtttaaataattttaaaaatcaagagaaaatttAATCACTCACACCAACATTAAGAGACCTCACCTTTTTCTGGCATTATAttagaatatttttcatttttagtcttTGCTGCTCCTTTCTTGGCAGAAATGGCCCCAGTTTTCTTTGGGTTCAtgtcttctttcactttgcagtatttctttgaatttatttgtTCTTCAATTTTCCCAGATAACTTATCTTTAGAATTAGTTGATGATGCTAGAGGTATGTCTTCTTTAACAATGGATTTCTGTGTCATATGCCTATTGCTTgtcaaaatatcttttaaagaacATCCATTTCCTGAACACTCATTCCCTTTGGATGCTttacttttaatacattttttagctTTCTTTAAATGCTCTGAATGCCCTAAATCAGGAAGATGCTTGTATTTATTGAAATGCCCCATATTCTCTTGATCTCTTCCCAAAAATACATGTCGAGATTTAGTATATTCTTCCTTTTTACGATTATCTGTACTAACGTATTTCTTTTGCTCATACAATTTGTTTATTCCATTGGCATTCTTctgatttcctttcatttcttgatATCCTAACTCTTTTAAATCATTCTTACCATTATTGGAAATTCCTAGTCCAATTGTTTTACATCTGTCAGTACTTTCAAGTTGTTGACAAGGAGATCCAGCCGTTGTATTCTGTTTGATAACTGATATCCCACCATTATTCATGCAGCCTTTCGAAGAAGAATCACCAATATTACCAGTGTCTTGATACTCTGGTAGAGTCTGCTGCCTATCATTAACAtgtttaaatactttttcttcaCGTATTCCCTGATCTTGCTTTTGTGAAACTGAAGTATTACAAGTATTTATTTGCTTTGCTCTGTGCTCTAAACTGAATTGTGTTTTCTGACAATTAGTGTTTTGAGAGACTTCTGTTAACCCGGCATTTTTTGGTTTAGAAGTATCTACAGTTTCTTCTGCTGCAGAGTTTTCTTCTTCTGGGCGAAAGCCACTTATCATACTTGTTACCTGCTCTGCAACTGAGTCAGTTAAAGCATAGCTGACCTCCCCAACAGTAGTGGTCAAATCATCTACAGCACTACTGATTGTGTCTACCAGAGAGGACACTGAAGGCAGATTCTGTTGGAAATTTCtgaaaaatgccattttctaattCCTCGTTCCTAAAAGGTGCAATAATGGAATTTTCTCTTCTCAAAATATCAACCACTTTGGAACTTGAATTTAACATTTACTTAAATGTTGCTATTCATCAGCTCAATATTAGCAATTCACATTACAGCTTTTAATCTTTCTGTAAATACATTATGCACTGAAAGAAATATGTTGAAGACTCTTccgaaagaagaaaaaaatcaaaccattTGGTTTAAACATAATGACATTTTTTCCCACTCCACAGCTATTATAACAGCAGCAAGACAATATTTTTCCCTCAAACACTATTGAATTTTTATTCTACACCTgaaaaaagaagcataaaaaggATTTTTATTATGTACTTTTAGTTGCTTATTAATAATCTATGTAAGGAAACTACCCTATCTTATTAATAAACTACCAATATCatttcaaattaagaaaaatattaaagaaaaatatctaaacaattTTGCATAGTGGTAAGAATAGGAGAGAGGAAGTATGGACATCTGCTGAGTGGCTACTATATGTAAGGCACTGTAATTGACACATTTTATCCTACTTGATCTTATAGTGATTCTAGGAGATAAATATTATTGTTCCTATTTAATAAGTGACAGAAAAACAAGATTCAGTATAAAAAAGGTCCCTGAGACATTTTCAAGGGATCTTCAAGGTCAAGACTAGTTTTACAATAACAGCAAGGGGGTATTTaactttttcattctcattggctAACAAGTGAATACAGTAGTTATCCAGAGGCTACATGATAGATTGATGCAGAAGCAGAAatgagaatccagctgtcttccATTATGCCAGTCattaaaaagattttcaaaaagagtaaaacaaaatCACTCTTCTCACCattttttccctattttctttttgttttgaaaaagtcttttaaaatttaaatgttatttatattaacatgtaaTAGTCttactggttttttaaaaaataaattgataaataacttttaaattttcacagTTTTAACTTTAATGTGGTACATATCAATAGATGTAATCAACATAAACAAAAAGCTCTTTGGGAAtactcaataaaatttaaaaatataaaggtatcattaacaaaagaaaaaccagaaatgCTGAACCAGAGAATTACCAATGGCTGTTAAAAACATACTTTTAGCCAATTCTTTAACTGACCAAAAACTAGGACTGGAGTGGATTATGAGAAACATTAAACTTGACCAAATTAAAACTGTATAAAATACTATTTAGTCTCTTAATGTAAAAGCCACAGAATATAATTCTATAACTAACAGATTCTTATGAGTAATGGAGCTTTTTAAGTTAACAGATGTAAGAGTAAAGCATATCTCCAACACAGGTacacaaataagaaaagcaaGATTTCTCAGCTATTGTTCGTCACATTCTTCTAAATTAACACTTTGCTTTTATAATTTCCAATTTGTTCCTACTATCATTTTTATAAACCAGTCTTTGGAAACAGAAAATTGTAAAAACTCTtgtagtaattaaaaaaaaaagaaagaaactccaaGGAAAACATTTCCATAAGAGAACGGTATTCATCTTTCGTAATATCTAGTAACACTATAAATATGGTGCTAAGAGAGGGAGTggaacattattttttatagtcAGAACTGATATATAAATTAAGTTACTAAGTAAAACCACTTCCTCCAAACAATAAAATTACCCATTAGCTGAAAATTAAAcagcagataaagaaaaaaggtgaaTACTTTCAAAAGTGTTCTAGGGATGTGAGGGGAAAAGCTCTCTAAAGAGCCACTTGGACAATGGAAGTATGCTACATAAAGTAACAAGATACTTCCTCCTTCTTCAAGCAAATCTGCTCATGTTATAGGttcaaaagcatattttaaatacaaaaaattaaaatgtcattttgtggTAGCAGACAATTCACCTGCATGTAACAGCAATTCGTGAACAACAGAAGGATATTGAAACATAATTTAATTAACAGTAGATATTTTACAGAATAATAGCTCAAATATTAGTTTATTATATGTCATAACCAacctttttattgtatatattaaaataagtaaataatagtacagattaaaaaaaaaaaacagaagcagcaaTATAATACTTACAAATTTTATCTTGTGAATTCTTCCTTGTACTGTATTCTGAACCAATATCTGGAAACCCGCCAACATTTTCAAAACAGAACTTCTTATTAATATAGAGAAAAAGGAGCAGCATCAAGATAATAAACACCCCAACAGCTGACAAAAATCCAACTGCCTCTGGAGatactagagaaaaaaaagtcacagctgtaagcatttatttttctttaagctacAAATAAGAAGGAAACCCCCAAACATAAGTTAGCTTACTACCTTATTTGAATTTTGTCATAGTTTAAATAGTTTcgtttataagaaaaacaaactgcAGCAGCACTCATTCAAATTTTCTAAGTTTCCTTATAAATTTGTAGGAACAATCTTGAAAGAAAGGCAGGGGtcggccgggctcagtggctcatatttgtaatcccagcactgtgggaggccaagggggaaggatctcttgaacccaggagttcgagaccagcctggccaacagagtgaaaccccatctctactaaaaatacaaaaattagcctggcatggtgacacatgcctgtaattccagctacttgggtggctgaggcatgagaatcacttgaaccagggagacagaggctgcagtgagccgagtttgtgccactacattccagcctgggcaccagaacgaaactctgtcttaaaaaaaaaaaaaaaaaaaaaagacaggagtcatcaagaccagcctggccaacatggagaaactctgtctctactgaaaatacaaaaattagccaggtgtggcggtagGCACCGATAATCCcttctactggggaggctgaggcaggagaactgcttaaacccaagaggcagaggttgtagtgagctaagatcacactactgcactccagcctgggtgacagagggagactctgtctcaacaacaaaaagggccaggtatggtggctgacacctgtaatcccagcactctgggagacagggtgggtggatcacctgaggtcaggggatggagaccagcctcaccaacatggtgaaaccccagctctactaaaaataaaaaaattagccaggtgtggtggtggcacctgtaatccccgctactcgggaggctgaggcaggagaatcacttgaacctgggaaagggagtttgtgatgagctgagatcgaaccattgtactccagccttggcaacaagagcaaaactccatgcagaattagaaaaaagttatATCCCATGCACGGATATATTACTTAACAAaatttataagaatatatatcattatttttatctctaaaaGTTTCAGTGGTTTTCTTAGTAAATAAATTTTGTACTCCCTGATGTGGCAGTTAAAGCTCCAGCCTGTCTTTTCAATATTATACTTCAGTCAAATG from Callithrix jacchus isolate 240 chromosome 19, calJac240_pri, whole genome shotgun sequence includes the following:
- the SYT14 gene encoding synaptotagmin-14 isoform X1: MAFFRNFQQNLPSVSSLVDTISSAVDDLTTTVGEVSYALTDSVAEQVTSMISGFRPEEENSAAEETVDTSKPKNAGLTEVSQNTNCQKTQFSLEHRAKQINTCNTSVSQKQDQGIREEKVFKHVNDRQQTLPEYQDTGNIGDSSSKGCMNNGGISVIKQNTTAGSPCQQLESTDRCKTIGLGISNNGKNDLKELGYQEMKGNQKNANGINKLYEQKKYVSTDNRKKEEYTKSRHVFLGRDQENMGHFNKYKHLPDLGHSEHLKKAKKCIKSKASKGNECSGNGCSLKDILTSNRHMTQKSIVKEDIPLASSTNSKDKLSGKIEEQINSKKYCKVKEDMNPKKTGAISAKKGAAKTKNEKYSNIMPEKDNSYMDKDEHGSSSESEDEALGKYHEALSRTHNSRLPMADSRQKNYAWETRQKYSPLSAEYDGYSSEASIDEGNCIQRMRRTPPLDELQPPPYQDDSGSPHLSCTPSEIGDSKCEFSHCSNSPRCSYNKCPSEGSTGHEIESYHNKGYEEDVPSDSTAVLSPEDMSAQGSSSQLPKPFDPEPEAKYGTLDVTFDYDSQEQKLLVTVTAVTDIPTYNRTGGNSWQVHLVLLPIKKQRAKTSIQRGPCPVFTETFKFNHVESEMIGNYAVRFRLYGVHRMKKEKIVGEKIFYLTKLNLQGKMSLPVILEPSYNHSGCDSQMSVSEMSCSESTSSCQSLEHGSVPEILIGLLYNATTGRLSAEVIKGSHFKNLAANRPPNGLFCCLKHLIGGQVYIIRDTYVKLTLLNSMGQEMSKCKTSIRRGQPNPVYKETFVFQVALFQLSDVTLILSVYNKRSMKRKEMIGWISLGLNSSGEEELNHWTEMKESKGQQVCRWHALLES
- the SYT14 gene encoding synaptotagmin-14 isoform X2 gives rise to the protein MAFFRNFQQNLPSVSSLVDTISSAVDDLTTTVGEVSYALTDSVAEQVTSMISGFRPEEENSAAEETVDTSKPKNAGLTEVSQNTNCQKTQFSLEHRAKQINTCNTSVSQKQDQGIREEKVFKHVNDRQQTLPEYQDTGNIGDSSSKGCMNNGGISVIKQNTTAGSPCQQLESTDRCKTIGLGISNNGKNDLKELGYQEMKGNQKNANGINKLYEQKKYVSTDNRKKEEYTKSRHVFLGRDQENMGHFNKYKHLPDLGHSEHLKKAKKCIKSKASKGNECSGNGCSLKDILTSNRHMTQKSIVKEDIPLASSTNSKDKLSGKIEEQINSKKYCKVKEDMNPKKTGAISAKKGAAKTKNEKYSNIMPEKDNSYMDKDEHGSSSESEDEALGKYHEALSRTHNSRLPMADSRQKNYAWETRQKYSPLSAEYDGYSSEASIDEGNCIQRMRRTPPLDELQPPPYQDDSGSPHLSCTPSEIGDSKCEFSHCSNSPRCSYNKCPSEGSTGHEIESYHNKGYEEDVPSDSTAVLSPEDMSAQGSSSQLPKPFDPEPEAKYGTLDVTFDYDSQEQKLLVTVTAVTDIPTYNRTGGNSWQVHLVLLPIKKQRAKTSIQRGPCPVFTETFKFNHVESEMIGNYAVRFRLYGVHRMKKEKIVGEKIFYLTKLNLQGKMSLPVILEPSYNHSGCDSQMSVSEMSCSESTSSCQSLEHGSVPEILIGLLYNATTGRLSAEVIKGSHFKNLAANRPPNTYVKLTLLNSMGQEMSKCKTSIRRGQPNPVYKETFVFQVALFQLSDVTLILSVYNKRSMKRKEMIGWISLGLNSSGEEELNHWTEMKESKGQQVCRWHALLES
- the SYT14 gene encoding synaptotagmin-14 isoform X3 codes for the protein MAFFRNFQQNLPSVSSLVDTISSAVDDLTTTVGEVSYALTDSVAEQVTSMISGFRPEEENSAAEETVDTSKPKNAGLTEVSQNTNCQKTQFSLEHRAKQINTCNTSVSQKQDQGIREEKVFKHVNDRQQTLPEYQDTGNIGDSSSKGCMNNGGISVIKQNTTAGSPCQQLESTDRCKTIGLGISNNGKNDLKELGYQEMKGNQKNANGINKLYEQKKYVSTDNRKKEEYTKSRHVFLGRDQENMGHFNKYKHLPDLGHSEHLKKAKKCIKSKASKGNECSGNGCSLKDILTSNRHMTQKSIVKEDIPLASSTNSKDKLSGKIEEQINSKKYCKVKEDMNPKKTGAISAKKGAAKTKNEKYSNIMPEKDNSYMDKDEHGSSSESEDEALGKYHEALSRTHNSRLPMADSRQKNYAWETRQKYSPLSAEYDGYSSEASIDEGNCIQRMRRTPPLDELQPPPYQDDSGSPHLSCTPSEIGDSKCEFSHCSNSPRCSYNKCPSEGSTGHEIESYHNKGYEEDVPSDSTAVLSPEDMSAQGSSSQLPKPFDPEPEAKYGTLDVTFDYDSQEQKLLVTVTAVTDIPTYNRTGGNSWQVHLVLLPIKKQRAKTSIQRGPCPVFTETFKFNHVESEMIGNYAVRFRLYGVHRMKKEKIVGEKIFYLTKLNLQGKMSLPVILEPSYNHSVSKSEGTYQAGREESESTILATTEVASNNCFQKPNIVEPSNVFET